The following proteins are co-located in the Maridesulfovibrio sp. genome:
- the thiC gene encoding phosphomethylpyrimidine synthase ThiC, with protein sequence MFSKNKALKSIFDSSIDELCKSEGLSKETIIQGIEDGTMVLLGNPNHKNVTPTLIGQPAKVKVNANIGTSPFKNDREKEMKKLDTAWKAGAHAVMDLSTAGDLDGIRTDMLTSCPLPLGTVPIYAMAQQYVARDEDPAGFSIDELFAEVEKEAEQGVDFMTLHCGLTRRGAEWATEEGERLLGIVSRGGSILARWMRDHDAENPLLTNYDRLLEICLKHNVTLSLGDGLRPGAGEDAGDAAQWEEVLMLGKLAKRAHEYGVQAMIEGPGHVPMHLVESQIRGIKAATYNAPLYVLGPLVTDSAPGYDHIAGAIGGAIAVMNGVDFLCYLTPAEHLTLPEIDDVWNGVKASLVAAQCGEVGLGRKDAVQRDKDISIARKELDWDRIAELAIDPALACARRKDHKDEKECAMCGKFCAVRMLSE encoded by the coding sequence ATGTTTTCAAAAAATAAAGCTCTCAAAAGCATATTTGATTCCAGCATTGATGAACTTTGCAAGAGCGAAGGGCTCTCCAAAGAGACCATTATTCAGGGCATTGAAGATGGGACTATGGTTCTGCTCGGGAACCCCAACCACAAGAATGTAACTCCCACCCTTATCGGGCAGCCCGCGAAGGTTAAAGTTAACGCTAATATCGGTACTTCTCCTTTTAAGAATGACCGTGAAAAGGAAATGAAGAAGCTTGATACCGCATGGAAGGCAGGCGCACACGCCGTTATGGACCTTTCCACCGCCGGTGATCTTGACGGAATCAGGACCGATATGCTCACCAGCTGCCCCCTGCCACTGGGTACCGTACCCATTTACGCTATGGCGCAGCAGTATGTTGCACGTGATGAAGATCCCGCAGGTTTCTCCATCGACGAACTTTTTGCAGAAGTGGAAAAAGAAGCTGAACAGGGTGTAGATTTCATGACCCTGCATTGCGGCCTGACCCGTCGTGGTGCAGAGTGGGCAACTGAAGAAGGTGAGCGTCTGCTGGGTATTGTTTCCCGCGGCGGTTCCATTCTTGCCCGCTGGATGCGTGATCATGATGCGGAAAACCCGCTGCTCACCAACTATGACCGTCTTCTCGAAATCTGCCTCAAGCACAACGTGACCCTGAGCCTCGGTGACGGTCTTCGTCCCGGTGCAGGTGAAGATGCCGGTGATGCTGCACAGTGGGAAGAAGTTCTCATGCTCGGCAAGCTCGCCAAGCGTGCTCACGAATATGGTGTACAGGCAATGATCGAGGGGCCCGGCCACGTGCCCATGCACCTCGTTGAATCCCAGATTCGTGGAATCAAGGCTGCTACCTACAACGCACCTCTTTACGTTCTCGGACCTCTGGTAACTGACTCCGCTCCCGGCTATGACCACATTGCTGGTGCAATCGGTGGTGCCATTGCTGTTATGAACGGCGTGGACTTCCTCTGTTACCTTACTCCCGCAGAACACCTGACCCTGCCTGAAATTGATGACGTCTGGAATGGTGTTAAAGCTTCCCTTGTTGCTGCTCAGTGCGGTGAAGTAGGGCTTGGCCGTAAGGATGCTGTTCAGCGTGATAAAGATATTTCTATCGCACGTAAGGAACTTGACTGGGACCGTATTGCTGAACTGGCAATTGACCCCGCTCTGGCATGTGCCCGTAGAAAAGACCATAAAGACGAAAAAGAATGTGCTATGTGCGGAAAATTCTGCGCAGTACGCATGCTTTCCGAATAG
- a CDS encoding hemolysin III family protein, whose translation MLQYVREPMSGLTHFIGFCLAIAGLVALLVSSVNPTSVMHVVTFSVFGGGMVLLYLASTLYHWLPLSKRGIMWLRKLDHSMIYIYIAATYTPICLVGLKGAWGWSLFAAIWSMALAGIITKMIWLNAPRWLSTGFYLAMGWLVIVGAYPLIQALQVGALLWLLAGGIMYSIGAVIYAVKRPDPWPEFFGFHEIFHVFVMAGSFCHFWVMYEYITALGW comes from the coding sequence ATGCTGCAATACGTACGCGAACCCATGAGCGGGTTAACTCATTTCATAGGCTTTTGCCTCGCTATTGCCGGACTGGTTGCGTTGCTGGTTTCATCGGTAAACCCGACCAGCGTAATGCATGTGGTTACTTTTTCGGTCTTTGGCGGGGGGATGGTTTTGCTTTATCTTGCGAGCACCCTTTACCATTGGTTGCCCCTTTCCAAGCGGGGGATCATGTGGCTGCGCAAGCTCGACCATTCCATGATCTACATTTATATCGCCGCAACCTATACGCCTATATGCCTTGTCGGGCTCAAGGGTGCGTGGGGATGGTCCTTGTTTGCAGCAATATGGAGTATGGCATTGGCCGGGATTATTACCAAAATGATCTGGCTGAATGCTCCGCGATGGTTGTCCACCGGGTTTTATCTCGCCATGGGCTGGCTGGTGATTGTCGGAGCTTATCCCTTGATTCAGGCTTTGCAGGTAGGGGCTTTGCTTTGGCTGCTTGCTGGCGGGATTATGTATTCAATCGGGGCAGTTATATACGCAGTGAAACGGCCTGATCCATGGCCGGAATTTTTCGGTTTCCATGAAATCTTTCATGTATTCGTTATGGCCGGAAGCTTCTGCCATTTTTGGGTCATGTATGAATATATTACCGCGCTGGGGTGGTAA
- the thiL gene encoding thiamine-phosphate kinase has product MTKLNSEQDFLTLIDKYFPSENGHVALGRGDDCSILRTEKDLCISKDLFLEDVHFRRSYFSPADIGYKSLAVNISDIAAMGGQPCGFALGLIIPASLESEFWEPFFQSMAALAQQHGLILAGGDLSGGQYLGISVTVWGEAAGGRFLSRGNAEQGDVLFLHGPAGMARTGLLALEESGLESAKLYPESVQAHLRPPMRVAAGIKLAESEHVKGLMDLSDGLARDLPRFLGCCDGNFGARILLDESHLHEEIIRYAESKSIAAAEHAFLGGEDYALFGAASADGFAELKTAIPGLHQIGTITGDNKILLNGKEYTAGGFDHFSK; this is encoded by the coding sequence ATGACAAAATTAAATTCAGAACAGGATTTCCTGACCCTGATCGACAAATACTTCCCGTCTGAAAATGGACATGTCGCCCTTGGACGCGGGGACGATTGCTCTATCCTGCGTACTGAAAAAGACCTTTGCATCAGCAAGGATTTGTTTCTGGAAGATGTACATTTCAGGAGATCATACTTCTCTCCGGCAGACATCGGCTACAAATCACTTGCGGTTAATATCAGTGACATTGCAGCCATGGGCGGACAACCATGCGGATTTGCGCTGGGCCTGATTATCCCGGCCAGTCTGGAAAGTGAATTCTGGGAGCCGTTCTTTCAATCAATGGCCGCCCTTGCGCAGCAGCATGGATTGATTCTGGCGGGAGGCGACCTTTCCGGCGGGCAATATCTTGGAATTTCGGTAACAGTATGGGGCGAAGCTGCGGGAGGCCGTTTTCTTTCCCGTGGTAATGCTGAGCAGGGAGACGTTTTATTCCTGCATGGCCCGGCAGGTATGGCCCGCACAGGACTGCTGGCACTTGAAGAATCAGGGCTTGAATCTGCGAAACTTTATCCTGAATCCGTACAGGCTCACCTGCGCCCGCCCATGCGTGTAGCAGCCGGAATCAAACTGGCTGAGTCGGAGCATGTAAAGGGACTGATGGACCTCTCGGATGGTCTGGCCCGTGACCTGCCTCGCTTTCTAGGCTGCTGTGACGGGAATTTTGGCGCTAGAATTTTACTTGATGAATCGCACTTGCACGAAGAAATCATCCGCTACGCTGAATCAAAATCAATTGCCGCTGCCGAACATGCTTTCCTCGGCGGAGAGGATTATGCACTGTTCGGGGCTGCATCAGCTGATGGCTTCGCAGAACTAAAAACAGCAATCCCCGGCCTGCACCAGATAGGCACAATCACCGGGGACAACAAAATATTACTCAATGGCAAAGAATACACTGCCGGTGGATTCGACCATTTTTCTAAATAA
- a CDS encoding ATP-dependent helicase, with protein sequence MIDFKNKLNPAQYEAATHPQGPVLVIAGAGSGKTRTIVYRLAWLVEQGIPPESILLMTFTRKAAQEMLQRTELILGRNLHGTQGGTFHAFAYSVLRQNAAEIGFPNGITLMDRSDSEAAVKEVKDQLKFGKGDRSYPKKSTLLDMISKSRNKELSIDTLVNSEAFHLATYASEMEQIAKGYAIYKKQHGLMDYDDLLFYLEELLAKDKFLRNSLRSRYQYIMVDEYQDTNLVQARIVGLLAGKSGNVMAVGDDAQSIYSFRGADVTNILKFPEIFEEVKIVRLEQNYRSTQPILDLTNAILDGAETKFDKKLFTEQTWGSKPQLMVPLSDFSQSNRVLDRIIELQKKHGPEEVAVLFRAGYQSYGLEVALKRLGVGFKKYGGLKFNEAAHIKDVLAFMRLVSNPADIIAWQRTLGHIKGVGPKTATKIAQTIISADQKALGKYTKKYPLLQDILRDLDGLRKKNSSPATCLEVIMPLYRPLLVAQYPDDYPRREAGIEQLSQIASNYDDLEFFLTDLCLDPDQHSEEEKKEDVVTLSTIHSAKGLEWNAVIIIDLVEDRFPSRKSMQKPQEYEEERRLLYVACTRARKELIMCAPASINRKNTDFSEPAIPSPFLRELDTELFEELQESYSGGMNVKKNAPVQPDAYSAPSVTTTKKPSPMKLGHCKHKIFGRGKIIERIEPNKLRINFPGFGPKVIVEDFVEML encoded by the coding sequence ATGATAGATTTCAAAAACAAATTGAACCCGGCACAGTACGAAGCAGCTACTCACCCACAGGGTCCCGTGCTGGTAATTGCGGGTGCAGGCAGCGGCAAGACCCGTACAATCGTATACCGTCTGGCATGGCTGGTTGAACAAGGCATTCCGCCGGAATCCATCCTGCTGATGACCTTCACACGCAAAGCCGCGCAGGAAATGCTTCAGCGTACCGAACTTATTCTGGGCAGAAATCTGCACGGCACTCAAGGTGGAACATTTCACGCTTTCGCTTATTCCGTACTGCGTCAAAACGCGGCTGAAATCGGCTTCCCCAACGGCATCACCCTCATGGACCGCAGTGACTCTGAAGCTGCAGTCAAAGAGGTAAAAGACCAGCTTAAATTCGGTAAAGGCGACCGCTCATATCCCAAGAAATCCACCCTGCTGGATATGATCAGCAAATCGCGCAACAAAGAACTTTCCATTGATACACTGGTCAATTCCGAAGCCTTCCATCTGGCAACCTACGCTTCTGAAATGGAACAAATTGCCAAAGGTTATGCTATATACAAAAAGCAGCATGGCCTGATGGATTACGACGACCTGCTTTTCTACCTTGAAGAACTGCTGGCAAAGGACAAATTCCTGCGCAACTCCCTGCGCTCGCGCTACCAGTATATCATGGTCGATGAATATCAGGATACCAACCTTGTGCAGGCCCGCATCGTCGGCCTGTTGGCCGGAAAGAGCGGAAACGTCATGGCTGTTGGCGATGATGCCCAGTCCATTTATTCATTCCGTGGCGCAGATGTAACTAACATCCTTAAATTTCCTGAAATTTTTGAAGAAGTAAAAATTGTAAGACTGGAACAGAACTACCGTTCCACCCAGCCCATCCTTGACCTGACCAACGCTATTCTGGACGGTGCTGAAACCAAGTTCGACAAAAAACTTTTCACTGAACAGACTTGGGGCAGTAAACCACAGCTCATGGTTCCGCTCAGTGATTTCAGCCAGTCCAACCGCGTATTGGACCGGATCATTGAATTACAGAAAAAGCACGGTCCCGAAGAAGTCGCTGTACTTTTCCGCGCCGGATATCAGAGCTACGGGCTGGAAGTTGCCCTTAAACGGTTGGGTGTCGGATTCAAGAAGTACGGCGGACTGAAATTCAACGAAGCCGCACACATTAAAGATGTTCTGGCTTTTATGCGTCTGGTCAGCAACCCTGCGGATATCATAGCATGGCAGCGCACTCTTGGGCATATCAAGGGAGTCGGCCCTAAAACCGCCACAAAGATTGCACAGACTATAATTTCTGCCGACCAGAAGGCGCTCGGTAAATATACCAAGAAATATCCGCTACTTCAGGATATTCTACGTGACCTTGATGGCTTGCGGAAGAAAAATTCTTCTCCGGCAACCTGTCTTGAGGTCATCATGCCGCTGTACAGGCCGTTGCTGGTTGCCCAATACCCGGATGATTACCCACGCCGTGAAGCCGGAATTGAACAACTCAGCCAGATTGCATCCAACTACGATGATCTTGAATTCTTTCTGACCGATCTCTGCCTTGATCCTGACCAGCACAGTGAGGAGGAGAAAAAGGAAGACGTGGTTACTCTCTCCACTATCCATTCCGCCAAAGGACTGGAATGGAATGCGGTCATCATCATTGACCTTGTGGAAGACCGCTTCCCTTCACGCAAATCCATGCAGAAGCCCCAGGAATACGAAGAAGAACGCCGTCTGCTCTATGTGGCCTGTACCCGTGCACGCAAGGAACTGATCATGTGTGCCCCGGCGTCCATCAACCGCAAAAACACTGATTTCTCCGAACCTGCGATACCCAGCCCGTTTCTACGCGAGCTTGATACCGAACTTTTTGAGGAATTACAGGAATCCTATTCCGGCGGCATGAATGTTAAAAAGAACGCTCCGGTGCAGCCTGATGCATATTCCGCTCCCTCGGTGACCACCACTAAGAAGCCCTCACCCATGAAGCTGGGCCATTGCAAACACAAAATCTTCGGACGCGGGAAGATTATCGAACGCATCGAGCCCAACAAGCTGCGCATCAACTTCCCCGGCTTCGGCCCCAAGGTCATTGTCGAAGACTTTGTGGAGATGCTGTAA
- a CDS encoding alkaline phosphatase family protein — MLFNQTEHKRFVVLGLDGLPASLALKWANKLPNLSRIAGKCDPISTELPELSPVNWTSFFTAQRPEKHGLYGFTSIDSKNYTLSINNFDQVLCPTIFDALGNNNLVSKIINLPNTYPAKPLRGMLISGFVADSFEKAVQPPFLLGPLRDAGYQLEADTSRGIMDPDYLFDQVALTLKGRLKALEMLWNDLAWDLFTIVFTETDRLFHFFYPAFEDENHPLYPKAAAFMQKWDHAIGAVLDKFEALPGEKKLISFADHGFATLETEVDLNTFLVQQGYLEYTQPAKDQWDSTIIAPSSKAFALDPGRIYIHTSDFARGEIESSQADKISAEIADKLMRLEFNGQRVMAQVLTKREAYGESPVGNPPDLICTAKPGFDLKAKFDRAEIFGFHGRTGTHTAQDAFFYSSDGQQISTMHQTGQIILDWFNITLPD, encoded by the coding sequence ATGCTTTTTAATCAAACAGAACATAAAAGATTCGTAGTATTGGGGCTGGATGGACTTCCGGCCTCTCTTGCTTTGAAATGGGCAAATAAGTTGCCCAACTTAAGCCGTATTGCGGGCAAATGTGACCCCATTTCCACTGAACTGCCCGAACTTTCCCCGGTAAACTGGACATCATTCTTTACTGCGCAAAGGCCGGAGAAGCATGGCCTCTACGGTTTTACATCCATTGATTCAAAAAACTACACCCTTTCTATCAATAACTTCGATCAGGTGCTCTGCCCGACGATTTTCGATGCACTTGGCAACAATAATCTGGTCAGCAAAATTATTAACCTGCCCAATACCTATCCCGCCAAGCCGTTACGGGGAATGCTGATTTCGGGCTTTGTTGCCGATTCATTCGAGAAAGCTGTGCAGCCGCCCTTCCTGCTCGGTCCACTTCGCGATGCAGGCTATCAACTTGAAGCAGACACCAGCCGGGGAATAATGGACCCGGATTATCTTTTTGATCAGGTCGCGCTTACACTGAAGGGAAGATTGAAGGCTCTGGAAATGCTCTGGAATGATCTTGCATGGGATTTATTCACCATTGTATTTACTGAGACAGACCGCCTGTTCCACTTTTTCTATCCTGCATTCGAAGACGAGAATCATCCCCTTTACCCCAAGGCTGCTGCGTTCATGCAGAAGTGGGATCATGCAATCGGTGCAGTGCTGGATAAATTCGAAGCTCTGCCGGGCGAAAAAAAGCTGATTTCATTTGCAGATCACGGATTTGCCACTCTTGAAACCGAAGTGGACCTGAACACCTTTCTAGTGCAACAGGGCTATCTGGAATACACCCAGCCCGCAAAAGACCAGTGGGATTCCACAATAATTGCGCCAAGCAGCAAAGCATTTGCCCTTGATCCCGGAAGGATATATATCCATACCTCTGATTTTGCGCGTGGAGAAATTGAGTCGTCACAAGCAGATAAAATATCTGCTGAAATAGCTGACAAACTCATGAGACTTGAATTCAACGGGCAAAGGGTAATGGCACAGGTTCTCACCAAACGTGAAGCTTATGGAGAAAGCCCCGTAGGTAATCCGCCTGACCTGATATGCACTGCCAAGCCCGGATTCGATCTCAAGGCTAAATTTGACCGCGCGGAAATCTTCGGATTCCATGGCAGAACCGGAACTCATACGGCGCAAGACGCATTCTTCTACAGCTCCGACGGGCAGCAGATAAGCACCATGCACCAAACCGGACAAATCATACTTGACTGGTTTAATATTACTCTGCCAGATTAA
- a CDS encoding phosphatidylglycerol lysyltransferase domain-containing protein has protein sequence MNNKFKPITLECQNEFEKALAACPQRTSDFTFANIWGWTEHYGLELSCGKSGLIHIRQNKPEVINWAPIGDWFSADWEKCELMNTPGTKFTRVPEKLALYLKDLFGDKIEITENRDHFDYVYSVQELIELRGNRFHKKKNLYRQFMKKYDYEYREITPDCVEEVLEMQLDWYRWQEEKNFSPALVAENEAIAKVLKEMDTIKNLTGGTLRIDNRIIAYTIAEPLGEDTIVIHFEKGNTYFKGVYQAINQMFLENSASDKKFVNREQDLGEPGLRKAKESYNPVHFMKKYELVVL, from the coding sequence ATGAATAATAAATTCAAGCCTATCACCCTTGAATGTCAGAATGAATTTGAAAAAGCTCTCGCGGCCTGCCCGCAGCGTACCTCTGATTTCACCTTTGCCAATATCTGGGGCTGGACCGAACATTACGGTCTTGAACTGAGCTGCGGTAAATCCGGACTCATCCATATTCGCCAGAACAAACCTGAAGTAATCAATTGGGCTCCAATTGGAGACTGGTTCAGCGCGGACTGGGAAAAGTGCGAACTCATGAATACCCCCGGAACCAAATTCACACGTGTCCCCGAAAAACTGGCTCTGTACCTTAAGGATCTCTTTGGAGACAAGATCGAAATCACAGAGAACCGCGACCACTTCGATTACGTATATTCAGTACAGGAACTCATTGAACTACGCGGAAACCGTTTTCATAAAAAGAAGAACCTCTACCGCCAGTTCATGAAAAAATATGACTACGAATACCGCGAAATCACCCCTGATTGCGTAGAAGAAGTGCTGGAAATGCAGCTTGATTGGTATCGCTGGCAGGAAGAAAAGAACTTCTCGCCCGCCCTTGTCGCTGAGAACGAAGCCATTGCCAAAGTTCTCAAGGAAATGGACACCATCAAAAATCTCACTGGCGGAACCCTGCGAATCGACAACCGCATCATCGCCTACACCATTGCCGAACCCTTAGGCGAAGACACCATCGTCATCCATTTTGAAAAAGGGAACACCTATTTTAAAGGCGTCTATCAGGCAATCAATCAGATGTTCCTCGAAAACAGCGCCAGTGACAAAAAATTCGTTAACCGTGAACAGGATCTCGGCGAACCCGGACTGCGCAAAGCAAAAGAATCATACAATCCAGTACACTTCATGAAGAAATACGAGTTGGTTGTATTATAG
- a CDS encoding MATE family efflux transporter, which produces MNMTTADMTNSPYKTIWNLSWPQILMMLFHLMIGLVDVWVASKLGREIQASMGMISQSLFFFLVIAMATANGSVAAISQSIGAGMMLRAKRYVGLCFIIGAILGLIIFTVGFPYRNGILTILQVPEEMRYVMEYFIEVFLYLVPIYYMLIITNAVFRAQKKVMLPLYSMIIVTVTNTIGDLGLGMGMWGFPNLGYKGLAWATFGSITMGAIFNVIVLIRSGDLRRKCIAPLRWMKSAFPYLFKVAWPSGLMQLVWHSGYMVLYSITASLPENNVIALAGMTAGIRIESILFLPAFAFNMTASIIIGHYLGDGKADEAKKFGYRILFLAIGFLSITALLLWQVIYPVTAIIAPEQVVLDEAVNYLYYNMLAIPFTLTSMIMAGALNGAGATLYNLFIFAITVWGCRLPLAYFLGHEVLNSATGIWMAMLISQGVQASIIFYTFSCRNWQKFSMIKKNNKRTSNE; this is translated from the coding sequence ATGAATATGACCACCGCAGACATGACCAACTCTCCATACAAAACCATATGGAACCTGTCATGGCCGCAGATACTGATGATGCTCTTCCACTTGATGATCGGTCTTGTGGATGTCTGGGTTGCATCCAAACTTGGCCGAGAAATTCAAGCCTCCATGGGCATGATCAGCCAGTCGCTTTTTTTCTTTCTGGTCATCGCCATGGCCACAGCCAACGGCTCGGTAGCAGCAATCAGCCAGTCCATCGGTGCAGGCATGATGCTGCGGGCTAAGCGCTACGTGGGCCTGTGCTTCATCATCGGGGCCATATTGGGACTGATCATCTTCACCGTAGGTTTTCCATACCGGAATGGAATCCTTACAATTCTACAAGTCCCCGAGGAAATGCGCTATGTGATGGAATATTTTATTGAAGTATTCCTATACCTTGTACCCATCTATTACATGCTGATCATTACCAACGCGGTCTTCAGGGCCCAAAAAAAGGTAATGCTGCCCCTGTACAGCATGATTATCGTCACGGTTACCAACACTATCGGTGACTTAGGACTCGGAATGGGCATGTGGGGATTCCCGAATCTCGGATACAAAGGACTGGCTTGGGCAACTTTCGGTTCAATAACCATGGGTGCCATATTCAACGTCATTGTGCTCATCAGATCTGGTGACCTGCGACGCAAATGCATTGCTCCGTTACGCTGGATGAAAAGCGCTTTCCCGTACCTTTTCAAAGTCGCGTGGCCAAGCGGCCTGATGCAGCTGGTCTGGCATTCTGGATACATGGTGCTATATTCCATCACTGCCAGTCTGCCTGAAAACAACGTTATCGCGCTGGCAGGCATGACTGCGGGAATCCGCATTGAGTCTATCCTGTTCCTGCCGGCATTTGCTTTCAATATGACTGCTTCGATTATTATCGGGCACTACCTTGGTGACGGCAAAGCTGACGAGGCCAAGAAGTTCGGGTATAGAATATTGTTTCTGGCTATCGGGTTCCTGAGCATTACCGCCCTGCTGCTCTGGCAGGTGATTTATCCGGTAACCGCCATCATCGCCCCGGAACAGGTGGTCCTTGATGAAGCCGTAAACTATCTCTATTATAATATGCTCGCCATTCCATTTACCCTGACCTCCATGATCATGGCCGGGGCATTAAACGGAGCTGGCGCAACCCTCTACAACCTGTTCATTTTTGCCATCACCGTCTGGGGATGTAGACTTCCGCTGGCCTATTTTCTGGGCCACGAAGTACTGAATTCAGCCACCGGAATATGGATGGCCATGCTCATCTCACAAGGGGTACAAGCATCTATAATTTTTTACACATTCTCGTGCAGAAACTGGCAGAAGTTCAGCATGATTAAGAAAAACAATAAAAGGACCAGCAATGAATAA
- a CDS encoding LysR family transcriptional regulator, which produces MASDDNFCPRVRLNLWLETEEGMLFGLGRAQLLEQIEKQGSLNKAAKALGMSYRAAWGRLKNTEDVLGESLVLKTRGRKGCSLTPLGERVLEDYRQWVQEVENFAVMTARKSFPWNVASYDEDMERIVQEKKGKK; this is translated from the coding sequence ATGGCGAGCGATGATAATTTCTGTCCTAGGGTGCGATTAAACTTATGGCTGGAAACAGAAGAAGGTATGCTTTTCGGCCTTGGTAGGGCGCAACTGCTGGAGCAGATAGAAAAACAGGGCTCGCTGAATAAAGCAGCTAAAGCGCTTGGAATGTCCTACCGTGCGGCATGGGGAAGGCTTAAAAACACCGAGGATGTACTCGGTGAATCTCTGGTGCTTAAAACCCGTGGTCGTAAAGGCTGTAGCCTTACCCCGCTGGGTGAGCGGGTCCTCGAAGACTATCGCCAGTGGGTACAGGAAGTTGAAAATTTTGCGGTCATGACCGCCCGAAAATCATTTCCTTGGAATGTCGCTTCTTACGACGAAGATATGGAGCGTATTGTTCAGGAGAAAAAAGGTAAGAAGTAA